The Chryseobacterium indicum genome includes a window with the following:
- a CDS encoding helix-turn-helix domain-containing protein has translation MPIIINVDVMLAKRKMQSQELAEKIGITQANLSILKTGKAKAVKLSTLEAICKALDCQPGDILEYVKD, from the coding sequence ATGCCAATAATCATCAACGTAGACGTCATGTTGGCGAAAAGGAAAATGCAGTCTCAGGAACTTGCCGAAAAAATTGGCATTACTCAGGCTAATCTTTCCATTCTTAAAACCGGAAAAGCCAAAGCGGTAAAGCTTTCAACACTGGAAGCCATCTGCAAAGCACTGGATTGCCAACCCGGAGACATCCTGGAATATGTAAAAGATTAA
- a CDS encoding DUF2975 domain-containing protein, translated as MKIIGKNSLSQYISYLLLLLAAFFALQLIYIVIGFAVSFYNFKTGDNILSDFFIIGTDVGWSKNEWTQPMEYLMKFKFFIPFTEQNLLTGLFNPGNVLSNIFNEIFITLLFFISYKFLREISKENVFNADALLWLKRFGWLNIIYTAITLAIVPFTVKSFFAVMYSVVIFLFFGALILFIVEFFKKGLELQEQADLTI; from the coding sequence ATGAAAATCATCGGTAAAAATTCTCTTTCACAATACATCAGTTATCTGCTTTTGTTGCTGGCAGCTTTTTTTGCTCTTCAGCTTATTTACATTGTCATTGGTTTTGCTGTTTCTTTTTATAATTTCAAGACAGGCGATAATATTCTTTCAGACTTTTTTATCATCGGAACCGATGTAGGCTGGTCTAAAAATGAATGGACACAACCAATGGAATATCTGATGAAATTTAAGTTCTTTATTCCTTTCACCGAACAGAATCTTCTTACAGGACTGTTTAATCCGGGAAATGTGCTAAGCAATATTTTCAACGAAATTTTTATAACCTTGCTTTTTTTCATCAGTTATAAATTTTTACGAGAAATCAGCAAAGAAAATGTATTCAATGCCGATGCTTTACTTTGGCTGAAAAGGTTCGGCTGGCTTAATATTATTTATACAGCCATTACATTGGCTATCGTTCCTTTTACGGTAAAAAGTTTCTTTGCGGTTATGTACTCTGTTGTAATATTCTTATTTTTCGGAGCCTTAATATTATTCATTGTAGAATTTTTCAAAAAAGGGTTAGAACTTCAGGAACAAGCAGATTTAACAATTTAA